Proteins found in one Amycolatopsis camponoti genomic segment:
- a CDS encoding PaaX family transcriptional regulator — MGESAPPVTLGRRPKPREGRPSAPRPTVSRRREVSHASARSLLMTVLGEYTLPRDTPVWTSMLVEVLGILDIEEKSARQALARSAAEGWMVSERVGRRVRWSLTPPGRRLLTEGAERIYAFGREERPWNGQWLMLIVSVPEAKRDLRHRLRTRLTWAGFGSPVAGVWVSPDLSRQREAQQIVSELGLDAQAMSFTAGYGEVGEQETMVARSWDLTELKDRYEDFIDRFTGLHPTGGRAVLRAQTELVHEWRRFPFLDPQLPAELLPAKWSGTKAAELFHHKHVDWRPEAQQYWDDIVAAEEAG, encoded by the coding sequence ATGGGCGAATCCGCTCCCCCGGTCACCCTCGGCCGCAGGCCGAAACCGAGGGAAGGCCGCCCCTCCGCGCCCCGCCCCACGGTGAGCCGGCGCCGCGAGGTCAGCCACGCCAGCGCACGGTCGCTGCTGATGACCGTGCTCGGCGAGTACACGCTGCCCCGTGACACGCCGGTCTGGACGTCGATGCTGGTCGAGGTGCTCGGCATCCTCGACATCGAGGAGAAGTCGGCGCGGCAGGCGCTGGCCCGCTCCGCCGCCGAGGGCTGGATGGTCTCCGAGCGCGTCGGGCGCCGGGTGCGCTGGTCGCTGACGCCGCCGGGCCGCCGTCTCCTGACCGAGGGCGCCGAGCGGATCTACGCGTTCGGCCGCGAAGAGCGCCCCTGGAACGGCCAGTGGCTGATGCTCATCGTCTCCGTGCCGGAAGCCAAGCGCGACCTGCGGCACCGCCTGCGCACGCGGCTGACCTGGGCGGGCTTCGGCTCGCCCGTCGCCGGCGTGTGGGTCAGCCCGGACCTCAGCCGCCAGCGGGAGGCCCAGCAGATCGTCAGCGAGCTCGGCCTGGACGCCCAGGCGATGTCCTTCACCGCCGGCTACGGCGAGGTCGGCGAGCAGGAGACCATGGTCGCGCGGTCCTGGGACCTCACCGAGCTGAAGGACCGCTACGAGGACTTCATCGACCGGTTCACCGGCCTGCACCCGACCGGCGGCCGGGCGGTGCTGCGCGCGCAGACCGAGCTGGTCCACGAGTGGCGGCGGTTCCCGTTCCTCGACCCGCAGCTGCCCGCCGAGCTCCTGCCGGCGAAGTGGAGCGGGACGAAAGCGGCGGAGCTGTTCCATCACAAACACGTCGACTGGCGCCCGGAGGCCCAGCAGTATTGGGACGACATCGTCGCCGCCGAAGAAGCAGGGTGA